In Haliaeetus albicilla chromosome 22, bHalAlb1.1, whole genome shotgun sequence, the genomic window TCTGGGAGGGTGCCCCATGCGCAGGGACCGGGCATCCCTGTGTGGGTCAGCCCCAACCACAAGCACCTACGAGCAAGTCTGGGACCCGTCACCTGTCCCCTGGGTGGCCCGAGATCCGTCATCCATCCCTAGGGTGAGCTGGGACCCATCACCCATCTCCTGGGTGGCCTGGGACCCATTGCCTGTCCCTAGAGTGGTCTGGGACTCATCACGCATCCCTAGGGTGGCCTGAGACCCATCACCCTTCCCCTGGGGAGCCTGGGACCCATCGCCCATCCCTTGGGTGGCCTTGGACCCATCACCCATCTCCTGGAGGTCCTGACACCCATCACCCATCCGTAGGGTGGCCTGGGACACATTGCCTGTCCCTAGAGTGGTCTGGGATTCATCACCCATCCCTAGGGTGGGCTGGGACCCAACACCCATGCTTTGGGTGGCCTCGGACCCATCACCCATCCCCTGGAGGTCCTGACACTCATCCCCCATCCGTAGGGTGGCCCGGGACCCACCACCCATCTCCCTGCCGCAGAGAGCACCCCAGATAAAAGCAGCCGCGACCGTGTCAGATGTGTAACGACATACAGATATGGCGGTCCCCGAGCTGGGTGGGATCACCACAGGGCTCGGTGGCGGGTGGCTGATGCCGTGTCCCCGCACCCGCAGGTGGGGCTCCCCGAGGAGCTGGTGAAGCGCTGCGTGCAGCAGCTGGGCCTGGCCCTCGACTACATGCACAGCAAGAGCCTGGTGCACCGGGACATCAAACCGGAGAACGTCCTGCTCTTCGACCGCGACTGCCGCCGCATCAAACTGGCCGACTTCGGCATGACCCGCAAGGTGGGCTGCCGGGTCAAGCGCATCAGCGGCACCATCCCCTACACGGCGCCCGAGGTTTGCCAAGCCGGGCGGGCGGAGGGCTTCGCCGTGGACACCAGCATCGACGTCTGGGCTTTCGGGGTGCTCATCTTCTGCGTCCTCACCGGTAACTTCCCctgggaggcggcggcggcttcCGACGCCTTCTTCGAGGAGTTTGTGCGGTGGCAGAAGGGGcggctgggggggctgccctCGCAGTGGCGACGCTTCACAGACAGCGCCCTGCGCATGTTCCAGCGCCTGCTGGCCCTCGACCCCGAGAAGCGCTGTCCCGTCAAGGAGGTCTTCTACTTCATCAAGTGCGACCTGATGGCCGAGGTGCGGCGCCGACCCTCCTACCGCTCCCGCAAGCACGCCGGGGACAAGCTCCCCGCCGGTCCCCATCGCCACGAGGCGGCCGGCTCCTGCACCCCCGCTCCGCTCAAGAGGACCGTCCTGACCGAGGGGAGCGGACCGCGCGGCTCCGAGCCGAGCGCGGCCCCCCCGGGGACGGCGAGCAGGACAGACGGACGGCAGGACAAAGGCAAAGGGCAGATGGTCCTGGCCACAGCAATAGAGATCTGCGTCTGACAGCGCCGGGGCGGCATGCGGCGGCcgcccgtcccgtcccgtcccccggCCTCGGGGATGGGGGGTGTCGCTCGTGGTGGTGGCACGAGCCGGGACCAGGCTCCAGATctcccaaagcaaaaaaagaaaagaaacaaaaacgAAGAGGAAAAGGACAAAACCGGTTGCGCTCTGTAGCGCCGAGGATGCTgatcccccccaccctgcctggGTGATGCCGGCGGTGGGAGCCCGGCCAAGGGCACCGCTCGCTACCGGGGAGGACGTCGGTGCCCCTGGCTCCTGCCGTGGCCGTGCCACCCCCTCCAAGGCTCCCCCCAGGGTGGCACGAGGAGGAGTGTCCCAATACGGGGAGGAAGAGCTCGGGGCGGGGGGCTTCGTTGGTGGGGGCCAccacccagggctgggggggtgcagggcagCCAGTGCCCACCGGCCCTCCCTCTCCCCGTGCTCGGCCCCCAGCCAGGGCGAGGGAAGGCCGATGACCCCCGCACGGTGGAGGAGGCCTCTGGGgagctttggggggggtggtgatTTGCCCCCTTCCACGGGTCCCTGCCCCACCGGTGGGGAccaggaggggatggggaggcGGGCGCCGTGGCCGGTGAtgggcagccgggggggggtcACCGGCAGCCCGGGacccccggcagccccggctgcctCCCTGCCACTGGAGGTGCTGGCAGCCATCGATGTAGCAAGTGTCCCTGTCTGTGTGTCGTCGTGCGTCCCAGCCGCAGGCACTGGCAGCCCctgtcccccctgccctgccccgcggggcggcCACGGCCCCCTCCCAGGCGGGAGCTGTGCTCCGGGCTTCGGCCGGTGGCTGCGGTGCCGGCTATCCGGCAGGTCGGATGCTCGGGGCCGGGCTGGCTCTGCCGTGGTGTTGTCCCCTTGTCCCTTTTGCAGACTTTTTGTACCCAGCGACTGGAAAAGGTGGCGGCGGTGCATCTCCAGGCTGGTCTGCACGACCTGGGGAGAAGGGGATGGGGGCTTCGAGCGGCCTCCCGAAGGTCCGCGTGGTTCCCTGTGCTGTCCCCATCACCCCTCCTTGCTGTCACCCCTTCCCCAAACCCGGGTTCCCCTCCcctgaggctggcagggaggaggcagcgggGTAAATCCCCCCGGGGCCGGCTGCGGCGAGGCAGGGTGGCGGTGGCAGGAGCCGCTGGTGGCCCCTTAGTGACAATGTCATGGGGGGGTGCGTGTGTGGGGGGTCACAACTCCCCTCCTGGTTTTGGGCACCCAGGGCGGCAGGGGGCTCACCCcgctgctggggtggggaggctggggggcaccCTAAGGTGGCAGCACCCAAGCCCTGGCACATTTCGGGCTTCCCTCCCATCGGGTGGGCGCCGTGGGGACCCCCAGTCCCCCGGCCCCTCCGGCCCCCCAATTCCCACACAAAGGGCTATAATGctattcagcagcagcagcagcagtttacACAGCAGGCGGGTGCCCGGCCggcccccccgccaccgccgctgcccccccccatccctgcagcacccacccCTGCCCGCCACCCGCCCGCGGTGCCAGGGCCGAGGGCCGGTTTTAGAAGTAGCATTGCCCCGATGTAGAG contains:
- the SBK1 gene encoding serine/threonine-protein kinase SBK1 isoform X2 — its product is MSAGSIEQEPSRKLACCGVPLITEDMQSLAIRTLSGTDISKHYDLIRELGKGTYGKVDLVSHKSTGTKMALKFVNKSKTKLKNFLREFSITNTLSSSPFIIKVFDVVFETEDCYVFAQEYAPGGDLFDIIPPQVGLPEELVKRCVQQLGLALDYMHSKSLVHRDIKPENVLLFDRDCRRIKLADFGMTRKVGCRVKRISGTIPYTAPEVCQAGRAEGFAVDTSIDVWAFGVLIFCVLTGNFPWEAAAASDAFFEEFVRWQKGRLGGLPSQWRRFTDSALRMFQRLLALDPEKRCPVKEVFYFIKCDLMAEVRRRPSYRSRKHAGDKLPAGPHRHEAAGSCTPAPLKRTVLTEGSGPRGSEPSAAPPGTASRTDGRQDKGKGQMVLATAIEICV
- the SBK1 gene encoding serine/threonine-protein kinase SBK1 isoform X1, with amino-acid sequence MDSFCFVCFQKEELQPLHLHSAAMSAGSIEQEPSRKLACCGVPLITEDMQSLAIRTLSGTDISKHYDLIRELGKGTYGKVDLVSHKSTGTKMALKFVNKSKTKLKNFLREFSITNTLSSSPFIIKVFDVVFETEDCYVFAQEYAPGGDLFDIIPPQVGLPEELVKRCVQQLGLALDYMHSKSLVHRDIKPENVLLFDRDCRRIKLADFGMTRKVGCRVKRISGTIPYTAPEVCQAGRAEGFAVDTSIDVWAFGVLIFCVLTGNFPWEAAAASDAFFEEFVRWQKGRLGGLPSQWRRFTDSALRMFQRLLALDPEKRCPVKEVFYFIKCDLMAEVRRRPSYRSRKHAGDKLPAGPHRHEAAGSCTPAPLKRTVLTEGSGPRGSEPSAAPPGTASRTDGRQDKGKGQMVLATAIEICV